Proteins from a single region of Oncorhynchus nerka isolate Pitt River linkage group LG18, Oner_Uvic_2.0, whole genome shotgun sequence:
- the LOC115146282 gene encoding KH domain-containing, RNA-binding, signal transduction-associated protein 1-like isoform X1, with the protein MKALQNVSDMSSDAKPEPKKGKMENESKYLPELLAEKDSLDSSFTHAMKLISAEIERIQKGESKKEAERETYLDLFTTKNIKVKERVLIPVKQYPRFNFVGKILGPQGNTIKRLQEETGAKISVLGKGSMRDKAKEEELRKGGEPKYAHLGMELHVFIEVFAPIPEAYLRMAHAMDEVKKFLIPQDTMDGICQDQFMEIGYLNGGQDSQSRGRGGPPGRGRGAPPPNSAGARGRGMPPRGGAPRGGASRGGPPRGGSTRGAPAGRGGPPSTPARGGTAQRSRPPAQGNQRMLPSPAHSHQQHHQQHQHAQPPKAEAYDEYPAYEESYAEPAYEGYDSYYSQQPPQADTEYYDYGHGEAQEAFEPYAQDDWEGSWPTTGGKAPPARQDKRGSYREHPYGRY; encoded by the exons ATGAAAGCTTTGCAGAACGTGAGCGACATGAGTTCCGACGCTAAGCCCGAGCCTAAAAAAGGCAAAATGGAGAATGAAAGCAAATATCTCCCGGAGCTTCTGGCAGAAAAAGACAGCCTGGATTCGTCATTTACTCACGCAATGAAACTGATATCTGCAG AGATTGAAAGGATTCAGAAAGGAGAGTCAAagaaagaggcagaaagagaaaCATACTTGGACCTGTTTACCACAAAGAACATCAAGGTCAAAGAACGTGTGCTAATTCCCGTCAAGCAGTACCCAAGG TTCAACTTTGTTGGTAAGATCCTGGGACCCCAGGGGAACACGATCAAGCGACTCCAGGAGGAAACAGGAGCAAAGATCTCTGTGTTGGGCAAAGGTTCCATGAGAGACAAGGCGAAG GAGGAAGAGCTGAGAAAGGGCGGTGAGCCCAAATATGCTCATCTGGGCATGGAACTGCATGTCTTCATAGAGGTGTTTGCCCCAATACCTGAGGCATACCTGCGCATGGCTCATGCAATGGACGAGGTCAAGAAGTTCCTCATCCCT CAGGACACCATGGATGGTATCTGCCAGGATCAGTTCATGGAGATTGGCTACCTAAATGGAGGTCAGGACTCACAATCCAGGGGAAGAGGGGGCCCCCCAGGCAGGGGCAGGGGAGCACCCCCACCCAACTCTGCAGGAGCCAG GGGGCGAGGAATGCCACCTCGTGGAGGAGCCCCTCGTGGTGGAGCTTCCCGAGGAGGGCCACCCAGGGGTGGGTCCACCAGAGGGGCTCCAGCTGGTCGGGGTGGACCCCCCTCCACACCTGCTAGAGGAGGCACAGCTCAACGTTCCAGACCCCCCGCACAAGGGAATCAAAGGATGCTCCCGTCCCCAGCCCACTCCCACCAGCAGCACCATCAGCAGCACCAACATGCGCAACCACCCAAGGCTGAGGCCTATGATGAATAT CCTGCCTATGAAGAAAGCTATGCTGAGCCTGCATATGAAGGTTATGACAGTTATTACAGTCAACAACCTCCACAAGC GGATACAGAGTACTATGACTATGGACATGGCGAGGCTCAAGAGGCCTTTGAACCCTATG CCCAGGACGATTGGGAGGGTTCGTGGCCCACCACTGGAGGCAAAGCCCCTCCTGCAAGGCAGGATAAGCGGGGGTCCTACAGAGAGCATCCATACGGAAGATACTGA
- the LOC115146282 gene encoding KH domain-containing, RNA-binding, signal transduction-associated protein 1-like isoform X2, with protein sequence MKALQNVSDMSSDAKPEPKKGKMENESKYLPELLAEKDSLDSSFTHAMKLISAEIERIQKGESKKEAERETYLDLFTTKNIKVKERVLIPVKQYPRFNFVGKILGPQGNTIKRLQEETGAKISVLGKGSMRDKAKEEELRKGGEPKYAHLGMELHVFIEVFAPIPEAYLRMAHAMDEVKKFLIPDTMDGICQDQFMEIGYLNGGQDSQSRGRGGPPGRGRGAPPPNSAGARGRGMPPRGGAPRGGASRGGPPRGGSTRGAPAGRGGPPSTPARGGTAQRSRPPAQGNQRMLPSPAHSHQQHHQQHQHAQPPKAEAYDEYPAYEESYAEPAYEGYDSYYSQQPPQADTEYYDYGHGEAQEAFEPYAQDDWEGSWPTTGGKAPPARQDKRGSYREHPYGRY encoded by the exons ATGAAAGCTTTGCAGAACGTGAGCGACATGAGTTCCGACGCTAAGCCCGAGCCTAAAAAAGGCAAAATGGAGAATGAAAGCAAATATCTCCCGGAGCTTCTGGCAGAAAAAGACAGCCTGGATTCGTCATTTACTCACGCAATGAAACTGATATCTGCAG AGATTGAAAGGATTCAGAAAGGAGAGTCAAagaaagaggcagaaagagaaaCATACTTGGACCTGTTTACCACAAAGAACATCAAGGTCAAAGAACGTGTGCTAATTCCCGTCAAGCAGTACCCAAGG TTCAACTTTGTTGGTAAGATCCTGGGACCCCAGGGGAACACGATCAAGCGACTCCAGGAGGAAACAGGAGCAAAGATCTCTGTGTTGGGCAAAGGTTCCATGAGAGACAAGGCGAAG GAGGAAGAGCTGAGAAAGGGCGGTGAGCCCAAATATGCTCATCTGGGCATGGAACTGCATGTCTTCATAGAGGTGTTTGCCCCAATACCTGAGGCATACCTGCGCATGGCTCATGCAATGGACGAGGTCAAGAAGTTCCTCATCCCT GACACCATGGATGGTATCTGCCAGGATCAGTTCATGGAGATTGGCTACCTAAATGGAGGTCAGGACTCACAATCCAGGGGAAGAGGGGGCCCCCCAGGCAGGGGCAGGGGAGCACCCCCACCCAACTCTGCAGGAGCCAG GGGGCGAGGAATGCCACCTCGTGGAGGAGCCCCTCGTGGTGGAGCTTCCCGAGGAGGGCCACCCAGGGGTGGGTCCACCAGAGGGGCTCCAGCTGGTCGGGGTGGACCCCCCTCCACACCTGCTAGAGGAGGCACAGCTCAACGTTCCAGACCCCCCGCACAAGGGAATCAAAGGATGCTCCCGTCCCCAGCCCACTCCCACCAGCAGCACCATCAGCAGCACCAACATGCGCAACCACCCAAGGCTGAGGCCTATGATGAATAT CCTGCCTATGAAGAAAGCTATGCTGAGCCTGCATATGAAGGTTATGACAGTTATTACAGTCAACAACCTCCACAAGC GGATACAGAGTACTATGACTATGGACATGGCGAGGCTCAAGAGGCCTTTGAACCCTATG CCCAGGACGATTGGGAGGGTTCGTGGCCCACCACTGGAGGCAAAGCCCCTCCTGCAAGGCAGGATAAGCGGGGGTCCTACAGAGAGCATCCATACGGAAGATACTGA